From a region of the Nonlabens sp. Hel1_33_55 genome:
- a CDS encoding xanthine dehydrogenase family protein molybdopterin-binding subunit: protein MKKSNKTGIGNAIDRVEGHLKVMGKAKYASEYPIKNKVYGQGINSTIAKGTITSIDTSEAEKQEGVLKVITYKNAEKLKTFDEEMVSIATDTIAPVLQSNQVHYYGEYVGFVVAETFEQAQYAARLVKFEYEADPSAVIDFDKSRSKAYKPNEKSDYSRGNLDQGIAEADEVVEQTYITPIEHHHPMELHAAIVSWENGKVTAYASQQIVEDATIAISATFQIPTKDVRVVSAFVGGGFGSKLNLERHVIMATMASKMINRPVQVTVTRTQMFTNTGMRQLNEQKMKIGAKKDGTLTALSHETLSHTSTNQEFQEPCGMVSKMLYNVANATVKDRLIPMNLQTPFAMRAPGEATGSFALESAMDEMAWKLKMDPLEFRIKNDTQQDLHKNQPFSSRLLVECLRIGADKFGWKDRKDQPGTNQKGNWLIGYGVSAASRNSPYQKTYAKVILTLEDGKVMAKVQMDATDIGTGSYTIIAQTASEYLDIPVNQITVELGDSDFPVTPGSGGSWGAASFSNGVRSACENAIAKLKNNRNVAGDKEISVAKLMKMNKLKTFESEGMAEPSAEFKKHSVFSFGANFSEVWVDKDTGMYRIKRMVNVASAGKVLNPKTAYGQIIGGLTMGAGMVIAEQTKVEPNFGNFITRSFADYHVPVNLDMANIEVVFLPEEDKIANKMGIKGIGELGITSVAASISNAIFNATGKRMRELPITPEKLIEAGLEPGVMA, encoded by the coding sequence ATGAAGAAATCAAATAAAACTGGAATTGGAAATGCTATTGATCGGGTTGAAGGTCATTTAAAAGTTATGGGTAAGGCAAAATATGCCTCTGAATATCCTATCAAAAATAAAGTTTACGGTCAAGGCATCAACAGCACGATCGCAAAGGGAACGATAACATCCATCGATACCAGCGAGGCAGAAAAACAAGAAGGTGTATTAAAGGTAATCACGTACAAAAATGCTGAGAAACTCAAAACCTTTGACGAGGAAATGGTTTCCATTGCAACAGATACGATCGCACCTGTTTTACAAAGCAACCAGGTTCACTATTATGGCGAGTATGTAGGCTTTGTAGTAGCAGAAACTTTTGAACAAGCTCAATATGCTGCAAGATTGGTGAAATTTGAATATGAAGCAGATCCTAGTGCAGTAATTGATTTTGATAAATCAAGATCAAAAGCTTATAAACCAAACGAAAAATCAGATTACTCCAGAGGTAATCTTGATCAAGGAATAGCAGAGGCAGATGAAGTTGTAGAACAAACCTACATCACTCCTATTGAGCATCATCATCCTATGGAACTTCACGCAGCAATAGTGAGCTGGGAAAACGGGAAAGTGACCGCTTACGCTAGTCAGCAAATTGTGGAAGATGCGACCATCGCAATATCTGCTACATTCCAGATACCAACTAAAGATGTACGTGTAGTTTCAGCATTTGTAGGTGGTGGTTTTGGGTCAAAACTTAATTTGGAACGTCACGTCATTATGGCCACCATGGCTTCAAAAATGATCAATAGACCCGTACAGGTTACAGTGACTCGTACGCAAATGTTCACCAACACAGGAATGCGACAGCTCAACGAGCAAAAAATGAAAATTGGCGCCAAAAAAGATGGAACCTTAACGGCGCTTTCTCACGAGACTTTATCTCATACTTCAACAAATCAGGAGTTTCAGGAGCCGTGTGGTATGGTTTCTAAAATGTTATACAATGTTGCCAATGCAACCGTGAAAGACAGATTAATTCCCATGAATTTACAAACGCCATTTGCCATGCGTGCGCCTGGTGAAGCGACTGGTAGTTTTGCATTAGAATCTGCGATGGATGAAATGGCCTGGAAACTTAAAATGGATCCATTGGAGTTTCGTATCAAGAATGACACACAACAGGACCTACATAAAAACCAACCGTTTTCCAGTAGATTGTTGGTTGAATGCTTGCGCATAGGAGCCGATAAGTTTGGTTGGAAAGATCGTAAGGATCAGCCTGGAACCAACCAAAAAGGAAATTGGCTGATCGGATACGGCGTGAGCGCTGCATCTAGGAATTCACCATATCAAAAAACGTATGCTAAAGTAATTTTGACGTTAGAAGACGGCAAGGTAATGGCCAAAGTCCAAATGGATGCTACTGATATTGGAACTGGTAGTTATACCATCATTGCTCAAACAGCTTCAGAATATTTAGATATTCCCGTGAATCAAATAACGGTAGAATTAGGTGATTCTGATTTCCCAGTAACTCCAGGTTCTGGTGGATCTTGGGGCGCGGCATCATTTTCAAATGGTGTTCGATCTGCGTGTGAAAATGCGATAGCCAAATTGAAAAATAACAGAAACGTTGCCGGAGATAAAGAGATTTCTGTAGCAAAACTCATGAAAATGAACAAGCTCAAAACGTTTGAATCTGAAGGAATGGCAGAGCCGTCTGCAGAATTTAAAAAGCATTCTGTTTTCTCGTTCGGAGCCAACTTTTCAGAGGTTTGGGTTGATAAAGATACTGGCATGTACCGCATCAAGCGCATGGTAAATGTCGCATCTGCAGGTAAGGTTTTGAACCCTAAGACTGCTTATGGTCAAATCATTGGCGGCCTTACCATGGGCGCGGGAATGGTGATTGCAGAGCAGACTAAGGTGGAACCTAATTTCGGGAATTTCATAACTCGTTCCTTTGCAGACTACCACGTTCCGGTCAATTTGGATATGGCAAATATTGAAGTGGTTTTCCTTCCTGAAGAAGACAAAATCGCTAATAAAATGGGGATTAAGGGAATTGGCGAATTGGGAATCACGAGCGTTGCAGCTTCCATATCCAACGCGATTTTCAATGCCACAGGTAAGAGAATGCGCGAGCTGCCCATCACTCCTGAAAAGCTGATTGAAGCTGGTTTGGAGCCCGGAGTCATGGCTTAA
- a CDS encoding FAD binding domain-containing protein, whose product MRPFKYTDAQSKEQALSAFTNTSHYLSGGTNLVDLMKEDVERPDQIIHVNDLNYKSVSSNDKGGLTIGAMLSNSETANHKEVRSKYPLLSMTMLSAATAQIRNMASNGGNLLQRTRCPYFFETSMPCNKREPGSGCGALNGSNSGHAIFGYSDSCIATNPSDMNIALAAIGATIEVEKTDGSSRMIDFTDFHRLPGDQPEKDNNLEPGELITAIHLDKPIFSDHYYYLKIRERSSYAFALISVAAGLQMENGSIKKAGLAMGGVAHKPWKLTEAEDFLAGKQPTEANFKQAAELALKDAKPFEANKYKVEMGKNAVVRALTQAFEREA is encoded by the coding sequence ATGAGACCATTTAAATATACCGACGCACAAAGCAAGGAACAAGCGCTAAGCGCATTCACTAATACGTCTCATTACCTATCTGGTGGAACGAATCTCGTTGACCTCATGAAGGAAGATGTTGAGCGACCTGACCAGATCATTCACGTAAATGACTTGAATTATAAAAGCGTTAGTTCAAATGATAAAGGTGGCTTAACGATAGGCGCGATGCTTAGCAATTCTGAGACAGCAAACCATAAAGAAGTAAGATCTAAATACCCATTACTATCCATGACAATGTTATCTGCCGCTACGGCACAGATAAGGAATATGGCAAGCAATGGTGGTAACTTATTACAACGCACGCGTTGTCCCTATTTCTTTGAGACTTCCATGCCTTGTAATAAGAGAGAACCTGGTTCTGGTTGCGGCGCTTTAAACGGATCCAATTCAGGACATGCCATTTTTGGCTACAGTGATAGTTGTATCGCAACTAACCCATCAGATATGAACATTGCGCTGGCAGCAATAGGTGCCACCATAGAAGTTGAAAAAACTGATGGTTCTTCAAGAATGATTGACTTTACAGACTTCCATCGCTTGCCAGGAGATCAACCAGAAAAGGATAACAATCTTGAACCTGGAGAACTTATTACAGCTATTCATTTAGATAAACCCATTTTCTCAGATCACTACTACTATTTGAAAATTCGCGAGCGATCAAGCTATGCTTTTGCATTGATATCAGTTGCGGCAGGTTTACAAATGGAAAATGGAAGCATCAAAAAAGCAGGTCTAGCTATGGGCGGCGTGGCACACAAACCATGGAAATTGACAGAGGCAGAAGATTTTCTCGCAGGAAAGCAACCTACCGAAGCTAATTTTAAACAAGCTGCAGAACTAGCATTGAAAGATGCCAAGCCTTTTGAAGCCAATAAGTATAAAGTAGAAATGGGAAAGAATGCTGTAGTTAGAGCGTTGACCCAAGCTTTTGAAAGAGAAGCATAG
- a CDS encoding 2Fe-2S iron-sulfur cluster-binding protein yields the protein MKETDKSNQNSNSDQLSDDENIILNAMGLNGSSRRKFLKQVSVAGIGMYAASIFTNELFARTVSDLPNNVMALLNEVKVNLRVNKTVKPLTIDSRMSLLDALRERLALTGTKKGCDHGQCGACTVIIDGKRNLSCLTLAATCEGKEITTVEGLATNGEMHPMQKAFLKHDGFQCGYCTPGQICSSVALLEEAKNGDASYVTEDFKNVKSNLTLSEEEIRERMSGNICRCGAYNNIVQAVKEVHSGDDVMPTWEFATEAQMKKAKNA from the coding sequence ATGAAAGAGACCGATAAATCCAATCAAAATTCCAATTCTGATCAGCTTAGCGACGATGAAAATATCATCTTAAATGCTATGGGTCTCAATGGCAGTTCCCGCAGAAAATTCTTGAAACAGGTATCTGTTGCTGGGATAGGTATGTATGCAGCTTCCATTTTTACAAACGAATTATTTGCAAGAACTGTATCTGATTTACCCAATAATGTTATGGCACTACTCAACGAAGTCAAAGTAAATCTTAGAGTAAATAAAACGGTAAAACCGTTGACGATTGATTCAAGAATGAGTCTACTAGACGCCTTAAGAGAACGTCTTGCGCTCACGGGAACCAAAAAAGGTTGTGATCACGGACAATGTGGAGCATGTACTGTAATAATTGATGGTAAACGTAACCTTTCCTGTTTGACACTTGCAGCAACTTGTGAAGGAAAAGAAATAACGACGGTAGAAGGACTAGCCACAAACGGTGAAATGCACCCTATGCAAAAGGCTTTCCTGAAACATGATGGTTTTCAATGTGGTTATTGTACACCAGGACAAATTTGCTCTTCAGTAGCATTGTTGGAAGAAGCTAAAAATGGCGATGCGAGTTATGTTACAGAAGATTTTAAAAATGTGAAAAGTAATCTCACCTTATCTGAAGAAGAGATCAGAGAACGTATGTCTGGTAACATTTGTCGATGCGGTGCCTACAACAATATTGTACAGGCGGTCAAAGAAGTACACTCTGGCGATGACGTGATGCCCACTTGGGAATTTGCTACTGAAGCACAGATGAAAAAGGCTAAAAATGCTTAG